DNA from Streptomyces sp. NBC_01260:
GGTGCGGAGCAGGGCCAGTTCACGGTGGCGCTGCTGGATGGAGAGCGCGAACGTGCCGACGACGACGAGCACGGCGACCAGCAGGGAGGTACCGCCCATGGCCGCACCCATGGAGATGAGCTTGACGCGGGCGCCCGCCGCGTCCAGGAACTCGACCGGCCCGCGGTCGTCACCCGTGGCGACCCGGGCAGTCGTTCCCTCAAGGGCATGGGCGACCTGCTGCTTCAACCGGCCGAGGTCCGTCCCGGATGCGGGCAGCACGCCGAACGCGCTGACCCGGCCGGGGCGGGCGGCGAGACGCTCGGCCTCCGCCGTGGAGAAGAACAGCGAGGCCTGTTGCCGGAGTTGACCACGGCCGTCCGGGGCCGCGATGCCGCTGACACGGTACGTGCGAGGAGCCCGGGTGGACTGCACGGTGAGCCGGTCACCGGTCGTCAGGCCGGCCCGTTCGGCGAGGCCCCGGTCGATCACCACATCGTCGCCGGTGGCCGGTGCGCGGCCTGCGGTGAGGGCGAACGGGGTGAGCGGGGCGGAGGTCCACGCGTGGCCGTAGGACGGCGGACCGGCAGCTCCCTCACCCGTGGGGAGGCCGAGCGGCACGGCGAGGAAGGTCAGTTCGGGGACGACCGCGCGGACGCCCTCCAGGTCACGGAGCCGGTCGGCGTCGCCCGCGGGGAGCCAGGCACGTTCGGCGACCGGCTTCGCCTTGTGCTTGACCTTGGTCTTTCCGTTGCCCTTGTGCTTGACGGTGGTCCGGTGAACGTTCTGGTCGGCGGAGACGACGAGCGGCGTCGCGGCATAGCGTTCGGTGGCGATACGCCCGCGCAGGCCGGTCTCCAGCAGGGTGCCGCAGGCGGTGACGAGAGCTGCGGCGCACATGAGGGCCAGCAGTGCTCCGAGGAATCCGCCCTTGCGGTGTCTGATGGTCCGCAGGGCGTAGCGCAGCATCATAATGCGTCCGTCTCTTTTCCGTTGTCGTCTGCGGTGTTGTTGCCCGGGCCGCTGCCGTCACCGGGCCTGCGTGCGCCGGGCTCCGGAGGCACGTCGTCGGCCACGCAGCCGTAGCGGGCCGGCTCGCGCAGGTGGTGGCCGGTGGCCGCGGTGTCCGGGCCCAGGGCGCGTGCGAGGGGCGTGGCCGTCGCGGGGCGGTGCCTGCCCAGGTGCTGACGGATCTGCCGGCGTCGCGGCTGGGCCAGGCCGTGTCCGTGGAGGCCCGCCTGCTCCGTGATCTCGGTACCACCGGGCTTCTCTGGCATGCGTCACAGACTGCTCTGTGCACAGGCGCCTGTGCACTGGAGCGTTCCGCCGTCTTCGTGCGGGGGCTTTCCCCCGTACCAAGGGCACGTCCAGGCCCGCGCGCCCAAGAGCACTTCCCGGCCCGAATCCGTCGCGACACACCCGTATGGCCTCGCTCGGGTGGAGCGATCCCCGCGCGGGACAGACATTCGCCTCAACGACAAGGACCGCTACGACGGGGAGCCCGCACCGATGCCGACCACCGCCCTCACCCCTGACGAGTTCGACATCCGGGCCGCTCGTCTCCACGACACGGATGCGTGGCGGCAGATCGTCACGGGCTGGGACCTCACGGCCCCGGAACCCGTACCTCCCGCCCCGGCCGTACCCGAGCCGGACGACCCGTCACGCTCGACGTACCCGCTGCGTCCGTCGCGCCCGTCGCAGGGGGACCTCGCCGGCTGGCGTGACCTGCTGTCCGTGCCGGTCGATCAACTGATCGCGGATACGGTCCGCGCCCTGCCCGCCACCGCGCCGCGCGAGCGCCCGCTCCCCGGGCGCCTCGGTGCGGTACTGCCCGACCGGCTCCACTCCTGGCGGCGCATCGGACAACCCGATGTGCGGCCCTCCACCCATCTCGCCCATGCGCGGCAGATCCTGACCGAGTGGGGCTGGCAGAACACCCCGTACCGGCTTCGCAACGCGAGGGGCGCCCGCTGTGTCTGCGGTGCCATGCTCACCGCGCACCGCCTCGGATACGGCTCGCCGGCCACCGTCGACCGGGCCGGCGCCTGGCTGATCACCGAGCTCCGCTCGCAGGGCTGGACCGGGTTGATCGGACCGTGGAACCGGTGCCCCGGACGTACGGCCGCAGACGCCCTCGCCCTGATCGACGCCACCGTCAACCGCGCCGCCCGCGCCGGGCAGTGAGGGCGCAGAACCCCTGCCGTCCGCCGCGCCCCGGGGGCCTCGCCGCCCGCGACTCCCCCGAGGGGCGCAGGTGTCCGGAACCGCGGAAGGCCGAATGACCGACCGGCCCGTCCTGATGCCGACCGGCCCGCCGGGATACTGTCCCGCCGGTCCGGATGCCACCGGTCAGAAGGGATGTCGGCCGGTCAGAAGGGATCGTCCAGCCCTTCGGTGTCCTCGCCCTCCTCTTCGAGTACCCCGCGCACCACACGCAGGGCCATTCCCTCCCCGTACCCCTTGCGGGCGAGCATGCCGGCAAGCCTGCGCAGTCGCTTGTCGCGGTCCAGCCCCCGGGTGGAGCGGAGTTTGCGCGCGACGAGTTCGCGCGCCGTCGCCTCCTCCTGATCCGGGTCGAGCTGGCCGACGGCTTCGTCGATCACTGCCGCGTCCACCCCCTTGGTCCGCAGCTCACGGACGAGTGCGCGGCGGGCGAGCCCTCGGCCGTGATGCCGGGATTCCACCCAGGCATCGGCGAACGCGGCATCGTCGATCAGTCCGACATCCTCGAAGCGCGAGAGCACTTCTTCGGCGGCCTCGTCGGGGATCTCCCGTTTGCGCAGGGCGTCCGCGAGCTGCTTGCGGGTGCGCGGCGTCCCGGTGAGCAGCCGCAGACAGATGTTGCGCGCCTGCTCGACAGGGTCTCGCGGCTCCCCCTTCTCGGCCCTCGACGAGGAGGGGGAGCCGCTGCTTCTGGAACGGGATCGGGAACGGCGCCCGCCCCCCTCACCGAATCCGGAGCCCGAATCCGACCCCCTGCCTCGGCCGGCCCCCGCAGCCGGCTCGTAGGAAGGATCGGACTCGGGATCGGGTCCGGCGGCGGATTCGGGGCCGGGTCCGGCGCCGGATTCGGCGGCGCTGCCCGGCCACTCCGTACGACGCGTCACGGTCTAGCTCTTGGCCGCCGCCGTCTTGGCCGGCTTGGCCTTGCCGGCCGCAGCGGACACCGGCTTCGCCGCACCGTCGGCCGGAGCCGCGGCAGTTCCGGCCGCGTCCGCTCCGGGCTCGGCGGGCGCCGCGTCGGGCCGCACACCGACGCCCAGCTTCTCCAGGATCTTCTTCTCGATCTCGTTGGCGAGATCGGGGTTGTCCTTGAGGAAGTTGCGGGCGTTCTCCTTGCCCTGGCCGAGCTGGTCGCCCTCGTACGTGTACCAGGCACCGGCCTTGCGTACGAAGCCGTTGTCCACGCCCATGTCGATCAGACCGCCCTCGCGGCTGATGCCCTGGCCGTAGAGGATGTCGAACTCGGCCTGCTTGAACGGCGGCGCGACCTTGTTCTTGACAACCTTGACGCGGGTGCGGTTACCGACGGCGTCGGTGCCGTCCTTGAGCGTCTCGATCCGTCGGATGTCGAGGCGCACCGAGGCGTAGAACTTGAGCGCGCGGCCACCGGTGGTGGTCTCCGGCGAGCCGAACATCACACCGATCTTCTCGCGAAGCTGGTTGATGAAGATCGCGGTGGTCTTGGACTGGTTGAGCGCGCTGGTGATCTTCCGGAGCGCCTGGCTCATCAGACGGGCCTGCAGACCCACGTGCGAGTCACCCATCTCGCCCTCGATCTCCGCACGGGGCACCAGGGCCGCGACGGAGTCGATGACGATCAGGTCGAGGGCGCCCGAGCGGATCAGCATGTCCACGATCTCGAGAGCCTGCTCACCGTTGTCCGGCTGGGACAGGATGAGGTTGTCGATGTCGACACCGAGCTTCTTCGCGTACTCGGGGTCGAGGGCGTGTTCGGCATCGATGAAGGCCACCGTGCCGCCGAGCTTCTGCGCGTTCGCCACGGCGTGCAGCGTCAGCGTCGTCTTACCGGAGGACTCCGGTCCGTACACCTCCACCACACGGCCGCGCGGCAGGCCGCCGACGCCGAGCGCGACGTCGAGCGCCGTCGAACCGGTGGGGATCACTTCGATGGGCTCGTTCGGCCGCTCACCGAGGCGCATCACCGCGCCCTTGCCGAATTGCCGTTCAATCTGTGCGAGTGCGGCGTCCAGCGCCTTCTCGCGGTCGTTTCCTGCCATGGGTTCCACCCGATTTGCTTGAGTCGATCGCTTCACGTCTCAGACGCTAACCCCTGCCACTGACAATGGGCCTCGACGTCCTCCCGGCCTGTGGACAACTCCACGGTCGAGCCCGGCAAAACCCGGCCGGAATCCCATGAGAACGGATGTTCGATTTTGGTGTCAAGCGCACCGCACCCTATCGGCTCGCCCCCAGGATAGCGCTCCCGTATCGGGCATCGAGGGAGTCAATGCCACACATCCGGCATCACGCTCAAAGCTGGCGTTTTAGGGGCGTCATCGACCGGAGGCGTCTCCGCTCCGCATCGGGAACCGCGCTCTCAGGGGCGGGGCTGCCGTCCCTGCGGCACCTCGTCCGACCCCTGCCCGCCATCGCCCTCCGGGGCATGCCAGAGCCGGCGCAGCCGCATCGACAGCGGTTCGCCGCGCTGCCACGGGTGCTGGCCCTGCACCCGCGGGTCGTCCGTGACGTCGTACCGCTTCACATAGGCACCGAGGAAGGCCTGCAGCGTGGCCACGGCGGGGATGGCGATCAGCGCGCCGACGGCGCCCATCAGTGCCGTACCCGCGATCACCGAGCCGAAGGCGACCGCCGGGTGGATGTCCACGGTCCTGGAGGTCAGCTTGGGTTGCAGCACATAGTTCTCGAACTGCTGGTACACCACGACGAACCCGAGGACCCAGAGGGCGTACCAGGGGTCGACGGTGAAGGCGATCAGCATCGGCAGGGCGCCCGCCAGATAGGTGCCGATCGTGGGGATGAACTGCGACACGAGCCCGACCCAGACCGCGAGCGCCGGCGCGTACGGCACCCCGAGAGCCGCCAGCAGGATGTAGTGCGCGATCCCGGAGATGAGCGCCATCAGGCCGCGCGAGTAGAGGTAGCCGCCGGTCTTGGCGACCGCGATCTCCCAGGCCCGCAGCACCTCGGCCTGGCGGGAGGGCGGGAGAACGGAACACAGCCCGCGGCGCAGCCTGGGCCCGTCGGCAGCGAAGTAGAAGGAGAACAGGAAGATCGTCAGCAGCCGGAACAGGCCACCGAGAACGGTGGTCGACACGTCGAGCACACCGGTCGCACTGTTCTGGACGTACTTCTGCAACCAGTCGGAGTGCAGCAGGCTGTCCTGCACCTCGACCCGGGAGAGCTCCGTGTGGAAGCTCTGGTTGACCCAGTTGATCACCGAGTCGAGATACTTCGGGAAGTCCTCCACCATGTCGACGATCTGGCCCGCGAGCATCGAGCCGAGCAGTACGACGAAGCCCGCACTGGCGATCGCCACGGCGAGGAAAACCAGGAAGGTGGCGAGGCCCCGGCGCATACCGGAGGCCGACATACGGCTCACCGCGGGCTCGATGGCGAGCGCCAGGAAGAAGGCGATCAGCACATTGATCAACAGCCCGATGAGCTGGTCGAACGCCCAGCTCCCGAGCCGGAAACAGGCGTAGAGCGCAAGGGCCAGCACCATCGCACGCGGCAGCCAGGCGGGCATGCGGACCTGCCCGGTGCCGGACGGCGGGGCCGGTGGCCCGACCGGCGGGACGGGCGCGGTGGGGGGCGGCTGGGTCTGAGCGGTCTCGTCTGTCGGTGCCACGCAACCAGTCTCGCCTACGGCTGAGACACGCTGTCGCGCACCCCGGGCAACCGCCACCCGGCGCAGGGCTCTGAGCTGTGCGTCAGCGCTTGTCCGCGGGGATGCCGACCGCCGTGCAGACTCCGCGCCAGACGTCCTTGGCCTCCCAGCCGGCGGCCAGCGCCTGATGCACCGTGCGCCCGCCGAGCTCGGCCATCACATGGTCGCGCGCGAAGGAGTCGGCGTAGCCCGCGCCGAAGTGGTCCGCCATCCGTTCCCAGAAAATCGTCAACCGCATGCCCTCAGTATCCCGCTCCTGAGAGTGCAGCCGGGCCGCCTGCCCTTGCCGGGAGCACATACCGGCCTACGGTCGGTCCATGGCTGGAACTGGAGAAAGTCCCCTCAACCGTGCCGAGCAGTTCATCTGGCTCACGGCCCGTGTCCTCGAGCAGCGGCGGTTCGCCCATCACTTCCTGAAAGGAAGTACGGATGCCGTGGAAACGGCGCTCGCCGCCTACCTCAATGAGGACGGCGGATACGGTCACGCGCTCGAACCCGATCTGCGGGGCCCCGTCAGTCAGCCGCTGCACACGGCCCACGCGCTGAGCGTCCTCGACTCCATCGGCCGCTGCAACGGGCTCCGGGTGGAGCGGATCTGCCGTTTCCTTACGGATGTGTCCACAAAGGAGGGGGCGCTTCCCGCACTCCTCCCCTCGCAGCGCGGCTATCCGGCCGCACCGTTCGTTCCGATCGTCGACGACCCGCCGGCCGAGCTGCTGGCCACCGGGCCCGTGGTCGGGCTGCTGCACCGCAACGCGGTGTGGCATGCCTGGCTGTTCCGGGCCACCGACTTCTGCTGGGCGGCCGTCGACGCCCTTCAGGTGTCGCATCCGTACGAGATCGAGGCGGCCGTCGCCTTTCTCGACGGAGCCCCGGACCGGTCGCGGGCCGAGGCCGCCGCCGATC
Protein-coding regions in this window:
- a CDS encoding AI-2E family transporter; translation: MPAWLPRAMVLALALYACFRLGSWAFDQLIGLLINVLIAFFLALAIEPAVSRMSASGMRRGLATFLVFLAVAIASAGFVVLLGSMLAGQIVDMVEDFPKYLDSVINWVNQSFHTELSRVEVQDSLLHSDWLQKYVQNSATGVLDVSTTVLGGLFRLLTIFLFSFYFAADGPRLRRGLCSVLPPSRQAEVLRAWEIAVAKTGGYLYSRGLMALISGIAHYILLAALGVPYAPALAVWVGLVSQFIPTIGTYLAGALPMLIAFTVDPWYALWVLGFVVVYQQFENYVLQPKLTSRTVDIHPAVAFGSVIAGTALMGAVGALIAIPAVATLQAFLGAYVKRYDVTDDPRVQGQHPWQRGEPLSMRLRRLWHAPEGDGGQGSDEVPQGRQPRP
- the recX gene encoding recombination regulator RecX translates to MTRRTEWPGSAAESGAGPGPESAAGPDPESDPSYEPAAGAGRGRGSDSGSGFGEGGGRRSRSRSRSSGSPSSSRAEKGEPRDPVEQARNICLRLLTGTPRTRKQLADALRKREIPDEAAEEVLSRFEDVGLIDDAAFADAWVESRHHGRGLARRALVRELRTKGVDAAVIDEAVGQLDPDQEEATARELVARKLRSTRGLDRDKRLRRLAGMLARKGYGEGMALRVVRGVLEEEGEDTEGLDDPF
- the recA gene encoding recombinase RecA — protein: MAGNDREKALDAALAQIERQFGKGAVMRLGERPNEPIEVIPTGSTALDVALGVGGLPRGRVVEVYGPESSGKTTLTLHAVANAQKLGGTVAFIDAEHALDPEYAKKLGVDIDNLILSQPDNGEQALEIVDMLIRSGALDLIVIDSVAALVPRAEIEGEMGDSHVGLQARLMSQALRKITSALNQSKTTAIFINQLREKIGVMFGSPETTTGGRALKFYASVRLDIRRIETLKDGTDAVGNRTRVKVVKNKVAPPFKQAEFDILYGQGISREGGLIDMGVDNGFVRKAGAWYTYEGDQLGQGKENARNFLKDNPDLANEIEKKILEKLGVGVRPDAAPAEPGADAAGTAAAPADGAAKPVSAAAGKAKPAKTAAAKS
- a CDS encoding DUF6197 family protein, with amino-acid sequence MPTTALTPDEFDIRAARLHDTDAWRQIVTGWDLTAPEPVPPAPAVPEPDDPSRSTYPLRPSRPSQGDLAGWRDLLSVPVDQLIADTVRALPATAPRERPLPGRLGAVLPDRLHSWRRIGQPDVRPSTHLAHARQILTEWGWQNTPYRLRNARGARCVCGAMLTAHRLGYGSPATVDRAGAWLITELRSQGWTGLIGPWNRCPGRTAADALALIDATVNRAARAGQ
- a CDS encoding DUF3046 domain-containing protein, translating into MRLTIFWERMADHFGAGYADSFARDHVMAELGGRTVHQALAAGWEAKDVWRGVCTAVGIPADKR
- a CDS encoding helix-turn-helix transcriptional regulator — its product is MPEKPGGTEITEQAGLHGHGLAQPRRRQIRQHLGRHRPATATPLARALGPDTAATGHHLREPARYGCVADDVPPEPGARRPGDGSGPGNNTADDNGKETDAL